The nucleotide window AGACTGACCGGAGTCGACCCCGCGAGCGGGTCGCGAAGCGTTCGGAAGGATCACGAACGTACGTACGAGAGGTCGCCGACGCGACGGCTGGTATGGCGAGcgaaaacagaaaaagaaggagCGCCAAAGTCAGCAATGGCAGCTGATTTTGACAACAAGCAACGAAAAGCGCGCGACACGGCGGGCTACTCCGTTTTTCTCGCGGTCGGTCCCGGAGACCTTACGTCGACGGCTAACGTCGTCCAAAACGATTGCGCGTACAAGGAACACGAGAATGTCGGATCGGCGGCGGTCGGCAACGAACGCCGACGACATAACCCATCCGTACTGTCACCGCTTGGCCGCGTCGCTTAGCGTCGCGATCGACGCGGCGTCGCGCCGCTGTTACTTGGCGAGAGACGCAAAAATCCCGACGCGCGGAAATCTCCGCCGTGCAAATCGAGCGGACAGATGGATGAGAACGGATTGCcgattttctctttctctctctctctctctctctttctccgtctctttcttgCTTCCTCTTTCCTCTACAGCCGTCGATGACGACGCGGTTCGCGATCCTTACAATGAAGATCCAAGAAGCGTGGCCGAGCACCGTGCGTTGTTCCTCACAGCATACATCCTCCATTCAGCGGACGATAAAGGAGAAAGCGCGCACAGTCCACTCCATTTGGCTCCGGCTGTATCCGTACGTACGCGCGATattcgtgcgtgcgtgcgtattACGACGCGACTTCTATAGTTGTATCCCCATTCTCCTACCGAGGGGCCCCTTTTCCTTCAGCTGTGTGTGTgtcagagagcccaactcggaattgcggcttccacgcgtacggatacagaggctcgtccgtgtgaagccagcgcttcggttgccgtcggatagaagcaAAGGCCAGagctgccggcgacgccgcgaaagcgTAGGACAGGCAgggtatagctctggccttttcttctatccgacggcagccgaagcgctggcttcacacagacgagcctctgtatctgtacgcgtggaagccgcgattccgagttgggctctctggtGTGTGTGCGCACGTATTGCCTCCACCGTCCGATCGGGGTCTCCTCTGCCCTCGCTCCGCAGACCGTCCGTCGTCCCATCGCTTCCGATACCGCCATCGCGCGCCCCCCTTTTCGCGAAAGCGCGCTCCCGCCAGCCATCACAGCACTCACAGCGTGATCAGGGTGATGTTGCAGCTCTTGCTTGCAGCTTGCAGCCAATGAAGCCACAGTTTGGAGCTACGATAGCGTCGCCTGTTGTGACATCGATCAACTAAATTTGCTAACTTAACGTTGCATAGCGTTCCTCTTTGAAAGTTCGTTTAccgttgaaattattaaaataaatcgagcTGCAAACCGAAAACCATCACTATGATTATTCCTGTGCGGTGCTTCACCTGTGGGAAAGTGATTGGCAATAAATGGGAGGCATACCTTGGACTCCTGCAAGCAGAATATACCGAAGGGTAACGGCGATTTTGATATCTAACCTAGATACTGATCGTTCATCTATcgatactttttctttctagtAACCGTCCGTCGTTTTACTTTAcaacaatatttaaagatacttattaaaataacagaCATGGTAAAATAGGAATGATTATGAGAATGATTTGTTACAGAGACGCTTTGGATGCTTTGGGTTTAAAGAGGTACTGCTGTCGCAGGATGTTACTTGGCCATGTGGATTTGATCGAGAAGTTGCTCAATTATGCACCGctagagaaataattttaacaatatgcTGATATTAAATAGATCCTGTCGATCACTTGCAAAATACCTGATGTACATAAAATCAAATCCATTCTGCTCTAATTAATAGCTttagcatttaatttaaatgatttattctTATGATAAATATGTCTTGTAAGTttatgaaaaaagaataaaagaatgttttgtttataaaatatttataatcggTCTCTTGTAACTTTCAtatcattatcattataataaacataattGCATCATGGCAATAGCATCTATGTTTCATGCAAGATAAAACAATGATTAATCTAAAGCCTAAACTGTctttacaaaatgtaaaattatttatattgcgtCATTCCAGCCAGTGCCATGTGTTACACAACTGTTACAAAtagtacaaatttttttttatatggaTAAAAACATTTGTCTGCTccttaaaaagaagaagcagGGCATACTGTTCTTACATGTCttgtatgtatattatgtgtattttttattaatttttacaaatacatTTTGATGTTGATTTTAAATGCAATGCAGGAAGACTGCGTGAAGCACTTTGCTTgagcaacttttttttccatataaATAACACACATCCATTTCATGCAAACtctataattttctataattagagctttttataattagaacAATGTTCAAAATCTTCGATTGGtacttttcataaaaatctttttactatttttttgtattctatttttgtaacattaagtattaaaatataaattaatatggtGTTACATGCACATATTAGCGAGTATAATAAACATATGTTTGAcatgtgcttttttttatcagaatatttttttttttataaaataaaactcataaaaatacttttataagtTGATTAACTAACTTGAAACttctttaattacaatttcatataaatgcaaaatttctatgaatttaaataatataacacaTTCCGATAacatagaaattattttctacagGAACTTCACGCATCCTTTAGGATACATTTGCACATTTCAATCGCGATAATGAATTAtcacgattatttattatttcgcacTTTCTGTTAAATGAATACTGCTATTGCTCCTAAatctatgttttttttttttttatttatttctgtccTATAACATATAGCTGtacgttattttaaaagttcCATAATTTTCTAAGATTTACCacacgtgtaaaaataaaaaatatatattatttgagaaaaaattctattaagtTCAACacgcatttaaaaaatgtaatgtttTTAGATTAAAAGATTCTACTGTTAAGGGTCTCTTGTATCTGTCTATTttactataaattaaaaaaacgctTTTCTCTTAATTAGCTGCATAGATTAAAAAATCCTCTATGATTAAAGTACAATAACGAACATCGCTCGCTACATTTCATGCAATAAATCaacaaaaagttttataacaAGTACCGATACGTAACAATAATTCTGTAAAACAAAAGTTTAACAGTTTTCCTGTACACGAGATATAGCAAACGGTCTTTGTTATTCTAAGTAATCATGGAGGATTTCTCAATCTGTGTAGctaattaagagaaaaagggttttttttttttttttaatttgtaatgcACACGAACGAAACAGCTATTATTGTTGTTTCGAGataaagatgtaaaaaaattagaatagaCGGATATAGAATCCCCTTAAGATAtatcaaatctttttttttaagctgaattaatatatacagtTCAAATATATCGATTTTGTTCAGAAATTCAGTAATAAtcctataataataatgcttGATTCTTCTAAAATCACGTTAGCTACATCGGGGACagatttaatcgtaaaaaattgcatatttatcgaaatatttgcactaaataaagaaaacggaAAACATTGTTTCTATCACTCGTACAATTTCACTATATCCATTATAGCACTGCGTGAACCAAATATTAGCGCCATCAAGCCTATCACGCATATAATTACATTCTTCAAGATTACCCAGCCTTTTAAGCCGGCGTCCCAATAAGTAACGGTCTCAATAAAGACCGGAATGAGAAGTCCCAAAATAGAGAAACAAAATGCACCAATTAGGCCGATAAACGGTTCGATTGTCGGTACTGCCACGGCAAGAAAAACTGTAACAAGCCATGAATGGTTATTCTATAGTATAtcctaaattattaaatattaaaaaacaatccTCCTTAAATATGTACCTGCGCCTGTTACTAGAACTGTCCTCATGATATACATGGCTATAAGTGGCTTCTtctggaaattattttttatagcgtTCCATCCGATATCAAGGCACACGTAGAATTGTAAACCAAAAGTGCAAAAAACGGCTAAGgcaattaatatctttacgACTTGCGCCgctctgtaaaataattaacgaaagtTTAGTGCGTGTTGCtacatgaataaaaattataaatccaTAAAGACTTAAACTCTTACATTTCCTCTGTCGGAAGATTCAGAGTAATGCTACCTAACGTTGCATCTTGGTACTTAGCATATCCTAGGAATCCAAGCAAAATATATACAAGCGTAACACTGGACATTCCCTTGTTGAGAACGCCACAGATTCCCACAAAGTGTTGCGGTGTCTTCATATTGTTTTCTAAGGGCATTACCACCCCAATCGCTTCCATGGCGAAGACAGTAATGCTGAAAAACTGTGGAAAGTTCTCTATCGGAGCTATTAAAGGCACTGCAGATAATGGTGGCAAATCCCAGACAAGATAATAGAATGTTATTCCCAATCCTGCTGCCATGAAGATGTTTGCAACCATCGAAATAggcgcgagatattttaaatctggTACCCAGCTAAGAAGAATTAGTGGCACCAGTAAATAAATGGTGATCAACCGAATGTTGTACTCATCAGCGTCAACGTCTTGATAATGCTCAATGATCTGCTTGATATTAGCAGCCACAATTACTGCGTATACACTGCAGGTACCGAAGTATGTGGTAAACAAGCTGATTTGTATGAGATATCTATAaacgaaacaattaatttagtaactaaaaaaaaaaaaaaaaaaaagaggtaaagaaattaatttttttcttaatgttaCTAACCTGAAAGGTTTCGCGAATATTCTTCCGAATTTAGGTCCTATATTAAAAGCTGTCTCAGCAACTTCAGCAAATCCCATTTCCGTTTTTCgggttttataataaagaacaTGCGCACATTTtacctgcaaaaaaaaaattatacgttatttaatttctacaaaAACTAGGTTATCGTTAGCGATAACCACGCgactaaatattaattaagctGTATTACGTATTTCTAGTTTActtatattaacaaattcacGTGTTTATTTGTGAAGTTTtttagtataaataaaaaatacacatatcaataaaattaagccGATAACATGAGCTTAAATCTTTATCTTTAGAAGCTTACCAAAATATATGCGCAATGTGTGCACACAAACGCGACGAGTATTGTGGCAAAGATACCCACGAGCAATCCAGCATTTCTAAAGGCTATGGGCATGGCCAATATTCCAGTGCCAAGAGAAGCTTTTAATAAGTGCGTTAATGTATCGCAATCTCTGAAAGCATCATAATATAGTTGTtaacatacattatttatatcgctttaattcattaaaaattaataactatgataaaaatgtaaatgcttTTCGTACTATTACAATGCTCATGTCAATCACGTCATATCTGAAACtgttaaaaatgaaatctagtttaaagaaataagaagTTTATAACATATGTTTTAATTGTGTATCAAATatgcaataaagaaaaaatgttgaacaataaattaaaatttatgttacgagaatattataaaagagagaaagagaaaaaaaaaaaaaaaaaaagaaattctcaCGTTGTTGGATTGTCGACTTTACGTTCCCCGAAGGGATCAAAACTCTTTTCATCGCCAGCTTCAAGATCGCGCGGCGCAACTTGTACATTATATCTGaaatacaaaaagatataaagcTCTTAGTAACGTACATACATTTAACGTGTGCAATATGCACTACAAGTCatattttttgaattaaaattttttaataaaatctaatcAGTCTTACTTGGCCGACAGAACGCCGTCCTTGAGAATGGACCCATCTTGAGGTAGGAAGGTATCCAACTCTGTCGGTGGTTTCTCGTTTGTTTCCGTCTGTGTTGAAAGAAAGATTATAACGCAACGTGTTTATTATAGTTAGTTACATGTTAGTTACATGAAATTAATGCGAATGagttgtgcaaaataattatgacgCAAATCAAAttgtgaataaattataaatatacgtaaataACAGATAAGTTATATGTTGCATCTTACCATTGCGCATACGTGTGTTGATATATTATCTGTCACCTGAAATGCATACAAAAAAGATggtcaattttttaaattacgtcaTGTtacaaaaagtaaatttaGCAAATTTTTGCGCAATTATCGCGCtacataatttttgtttaattaatttatttttcccagatttatctttaaaatattgcagcttttattaattaataaacaaaaattctTCTGATATCTACAGAACTACGAACAGACAtgtttaattacgtaaatgcTTATCTTCTGAAGCAAGACCTTCAACTTTGAAACTTCTGTGATGCAAAGGCGtgaaacagtaaaataattccaGGCATAGCAATAATGTTATTTGTCATACGCGTTTTGACAAGAGAAGAGATTTACAAACTTGTTACGCAAAATTGTTACAGTTTTCAGCCCCGCGTTTTCACCgattaatatatcaatttgCAATGTTCATAATTGATTTACTatcattattacaaaaaaaactaataatattatctcgactttcaattaaaagaaaaaaaaataataataataattacaataaaatcaTGTTAGAAATTATATCATATATGCAGCGCCAAAAGAGCATTAACTTTTGTCACTTCCGGGTTCATGAACTCGGCCtcgcttaaataaaaatatgcacaTGTGTAGAGATAGATAAAACGTAGTAATCTGGAACTTCAATGACTAAAAGAGACAAAGAGCAAATACGATATAAAGATGTTTTCGAACGCGCACTTGCCGAAGGTCTATATGATTATAAGCCTTCGTAATCATAACTCGATTCTCGTCATAATTGACGGCGGCCTATCCTTCGGTATTTGTCGTTATCTGTACATGATCAATAGTAACGGAACTCTTACATTAAATGGCACTTAAACTCGCAAGATAATCAGACAAAATAATTAGAGGTTAATGTAcatgaaaaaaattctgaCAAAGTCCTTGATCTCTCGTAATGAAATAGAAAGCTCCAGCTTGTAGAACAAGGTCTGTGATCTAAATGTATAGTGTCTGACTTGAGATTAGATATCACCCGCTTATTTTACAATTGGGAATATTGAGAGACTTGATTGTTGTGTAGGCAATCcagtgaaaaaaaagttacgagAACTGTTAGATAAACTATCCAACAAGCGTCGTAATAAGAAGCGTTATCAATTAACGTGTCATTAGATGATTCGTTTACCCGTTTGATAATTGCCCCCGGTCATTAAACCTAAGGTTTAACTTCCtgttaattaagattaacTTAGCGCCCAAAACATGATTAAAGCCGATCTGGTCTTTTTTCGACATAACTGAGTAACTAAAAATGTTGTACATATAATGTttctgtgaaataaaataatatctaattgCATGgggcattaatttttatgtcaACAGGTTTCGAAAGAGTATTAATTTTGGATGTGCACAGAGGATAAGCGATTACGAAAATATTGCAACAAAAGAATCTGTATCTTTCGTTAGCGTATGTGTATGCTCATCACGCAGCCGAGAACTGTGAGAAATATGATAATCGTTTACGCAAAAAAAGAACTTGAGGTCGCATGTAAATACAAACGCTTACGTCGCACAATGCAATGATTATCGCAAAACTGACATAGCCAATACGCATGTATGACTGAACGCTAAGACTTTAATGTCCGACATAATTGCACCAGAAGTAATTGTAAATTCCAagattcgaaataaaatatacgctACATTTCGCATGGTGTGATAATAAACCTCGCTTAGGAATAAATTTGAAACCAATGAAGAAAAAGTACACGGTACCATGATAAGAAACTATTTCATAATCTACAATCGCTtgaaattgcaaataatatgAGAAAACGCAAGTCGACATGGTAACTATCTATTCTAGCCTTATCAGAAACTGTTGCTTTAAGGGGGTTCTCACGTTTTTCCTAAAGTATAAGCTGTCGATTGAACCGCACGCTGGCAgttcaataataaattattcaaaaaccGTCGAGTAAGTGAAAAACAAAGTGAATATTTAGGATACTCGATACGATCAGATGGAATATATAGAATACAGGTCAGTATCGGAactaatgtaaataaaatagcttGTATTTCAATACACCGAACGACCTTAAAGTACGTACAGCTAATAAGCTAATACCAATATTTTTCCTAACAAAcgtaaatagttaaaaaatttatgtgatATTTAAGAAagtcgtataaaatatttcagaataaGTAAGAACCAGACGACGAAGATATATAAAGATACATGTACAGGGAGTCGCTAAATATATTCGATGAATGGCAACTTGATGACATTTATAGGACAAAAGACCGTTCACGCAAAGATACGCGCAAGAACTTAATACGCCAAGAGAACTCTACAACTTCTTAAAGACGAATGTAATCGGGTATGCTCCACGCAGACTTTCGTTTTACCGCAAGAACGTGATATCAAACGCGGTAGTGAAACTGCCGTTTCGAACGTTGCAAATCACAGCACTTTGTATTATGTTTCCAAAATGGTCAACAATGCTAATGGTCCGCGTCGCCGGCGTGATATTTCACACGTTGAAGAATGTGTTAACGCATTCCTGATAACTGCAAAATGATGAAACGGGTATTTATAAGGAATTTTAGTGCCCTCGGAGTACGGTTTATATTGCGAAAtattgcggaaaaaaaaaaacaaaaaatttaacaatggGTATCGTCCGTCGCGGAAACGTGAAACCATAATTTCAGTCAGCCGCTAAACTGGTTTACCACCTGGCTCCAAAAGTTGCTACCTGCCCCTCAAAGGCCGCGCTATCTTTTCTTTCCGCCCACACATCCGGCAAAGCCAGTGTGTCACACCTGTGTCAGCTTATTATATACGTTTCGATAAATTTGCGTGGCGATAACGCTGCGCGTCTTGTCCACggcgtcgcgaaaaaaaaaagtatgtgcGTGCGGCTACTAGCGGTTGTCCGAAATATCAGCACGACGTTACATCATACGATAATACTAGCGATAAAGGCGCCATGACCATACAAGTACCGACTAGTCCATGTGGTTTCTTTAGTGGGCAGCTGCTGCCTTTAGATAAATAACATATAACCTGACTCATTTTGGTAGAAAATTTCAACAAGTACTTGAGATAGCAAATGATGATACCATACATTAATTGAGTGCATAATGTTACATAATATTggtaatgttaaaaataagtttGGTGGCAATAATAATGACGCAAACATTAATTAtgataacattaaaatatttgcaatattgtAGAAATTGCCcgacaatttattaaatattagaaaaacttttatgtaatatttttatgaaataattacatataatattaggtttttataatttatacttttgtagttaattttaattctatatttataaaaaaaaaaaaaagtgaaaacgTGTACGtagaacaaa belongs to Cardiocondyla obscurior isolate alpha-2009 linkage group LG23, Cobs3.1, whole genome shotgun sequence and includes:
- the Path gene encoding proton-coupled amino acid transporter-like protein pathetic isoform X2 — translated: MPIAFRNAGLLVGIFATILVAFVCTHCAYILVKCAHVLYYKTRKTEMGFAEVAETAFNIGPKFGRIFAKPFRYLIQISLFTTYFGTCSVYAVIVAANIKQIIEHYQDVDADEYNIRLITIYLLVPLILLSWVPDLKYLAPISMVANIFMAAGLGITFYYLVWDLPPLSAVPLIAPIENFPQFFSITVFAMEAIGVVMPLENNMKTPQHFVGICGVLNKGMSSVTLVYILLGFLGYAKYQDATLGSITLNLPTEEIAAQVVKILIALAVFCTFGLQFYVCLDIGWNAIKNNFQKKPLIAMYIMRTVLVTGAVFLAVAVPTIEPFIGLIGAFCFSILGLLIPVFIETVTYWDAGLKGWVILKNVIICVIGLMALIFGSRSAIMDIVKLYE
- the Path gene encoding proton-coupled amino acid transporter-like protein pathetic isoform X1, with product MTETNEKPPTELDTFLPQDGSILKDGVLSAKYNVQVAPRDLEAGDEKSFDPFGERKVDNPTTDCDTLTHLLKASLGTGILAMPIAFRNAGLLVGIFATILVAFVCTHCAYILVKCAHVLYYKTRKTEMGFAEVAETAFNIGPKFGRIFAKPFRYLIQISLFTTYFGTCSVYAVIVAANIKQIIEHYQDVDADEYNIRLITIYLLVPLILLSWVPDLKYLAPISMVANIFMAAGLGITFYYLVWDLPPLSAVPLIAPIENFPQFFSITVFAMEAIGVVMPLENNMKTPQHFVGICGVLNKGMSSVTLVYILLGFLGYAKYQDATLGSITLNLPTEEIAAQVVKILIALAVFCTFGLQFYVCLDIGWNAIKNNFQKKPLIAMYIMRTVLVTGAVFLAVAVPTIEPFIGLIGAFCFSILGLLIPVFIETVTYWDAGLKGWVILKNVIICVIGLMALIFGSRSAIMDIVKLYE
- the Rpb10 gene encoding DNA-directed RNA polymerases I, II, and III subunit RPABC5, which produces MIIPVRCFTCGKVIGNKWEAYLGLLQAEYTEGDALDALGLKRYCCRRMLLGHVDLIEKLLNYAPLEK